One genomic segment of Gorilla gorilla gorilla isolate KB3781 chromosome 23, NHGRI_mGorGor1-v2.1_pri, whole genome shotgun sequence includes these proteins:
- the TRABD gene encoding traB domain-containing protein isoform X5, translated as MDGEEQQPPHEADVEPVVPSEASEPVPRVLSGDPQNLSDVDAFNLLLEMKLKRRRQRPNLPRTVTQLVAEDGSRVYVVGTAHFSDDSKRDVVKTIREVQPDVVVVELCQYRVSMLKMDESTLLREAQELSLEKLQQAVRQNGLMSGLMQMLLLKVSAHITEQLGMAPGGEFREAFKEPLLQASKVPFCKFHLGDRPIPVTFKRAIAALSFWQKVRLAWGLCFLSDPISKDDVERCKQKDLLEQMMAEMIGEFPDLHRTIVSERDVYLTYMLRQAARRLELPRASEAEPRKCVPSVVVGVVGMGHVPGIEKNWSTDLNIQEIMTVPPPSVSSRVSRLAVKAAFFGLLGYSLYWMGRRTASLVLSLPAAQYCLQRVTEARHK; from the exons GCCGACGTGGAACCTGTTGTGCCGTCGGAGGCTTCAGAGCCGGTGCCCAGGGTGCTTTCTGGAGACCCCCAGAACCTGT CCGACGTGGACGCCTTCAACCTGCTCCTGGAGATGAAGCTGAAGCGGCGGCGTCAGCGGCCCAACCTGCCGCGCACTGTGACCCAGTTGGTGGCTGAGGACGGGAGCAGGGTGTACGTGGTGGGGACAGCCCACTTCAGCGACGACAGCAAGAGGGACGTTGTGAAG ACCATCCGGGAGGTGCAGCCTGACGTGGTGGTCGTGGAGCTCTGCCAATACCGTGTGTCCATGCTGAAGATGGACGAGAGCACGCTGCTGCGGGAGGCCCAGGAGCTCAgcctggagaagctgcagcaggcCGTGAGGCAG AACGGGCTCATGTCGGGGCTGATGCAGATGCTGCTGCTGAAGGTGTCTGCACACATCACCGAGCAGCTGGGCATGGCCCCAGGCGGCGAGTTCAGGGAGGCCTTCAAGGAG CCTCTGCTCCAGGCCAGCAAGGTGCCTTTCTGCAAGTTCCACCTGGGTGACCGGCCCATCCCCGTCACCTTCAAGAGGGCCATCGCAGCGCTCTCCTTCTGGCAGAAGGTCAGGCTGGCTTGGGGCCTGTGCTTCCTGTCAGACCCCATCAG CAAGGATGATGTGGAACGCTGCAAGCAGAAGGACCTACTGGAGCAGATGATGGCCGAGATGATTGGCGAGTTCCCGGACCTGCACCGCACCATCGTCTCGGAGCGCGACGTCTACCTAACCTACATGCTGCGCCAGGCCGCCCGACGCCTCGAGCTGCCTCGGGCCTCTGAAG CCGAGCCCAGGAAGTGCGTCCCCTCCGTGGTCGTGGGCGTCGTGGGCATGGGCCACGTGCCGGGCATCGAGAAGAACTGGAGCACCGACCTCAACATCCAGGAGATCATGAC CGTGCCCCCGCCATCCGTCTCCAGCAGAGTGTCTCGGCTGGCCGTGAAGGCCGCCTTCTTCGGCCTGCTGGGCTACAGCCTGTACTGGATGGGCCGCCGCACCGCGAGCCTGGTCCTGTCGCTGCCCGCCGCGCAGTACTGCCTGCAGAGGGTGACCGAGGCCCGGCACAAGTAG
- the TRABD gene encoding traB domain-containing protein isoform X6, whose amino-acid sequence MDGEEQQPPHEADVEPVVPSEASEPVPRVLSGDPQNLSDVDAFNLLLEMKLKRRRQRPNLPRTVTQLVAEDGSRVYVVGTAHFSDDSKRDVVKTIREVQPDVVVVELCQYRVSMLKMDESTLLREAQELSLEKLQQAVRQNGLMSGLMQMLLLKVSAHITEQLGMAPGGEFREAFKEASKVPFCKFHLGDRPIPVTFKRAIAALSFWQKVRLAWGLCFLSDPISKDDVERCKQKDLLEQMMAEMIGEFPDLHRTIVSERDVYLTYMLRQAARRLELPRASEAEPRKCVPSVVVGVVGMGHVPGIEKNWSTDLNIQEIMTVPPPSVSSRVSRLAVKAAFFGLLGYSLYWMGRRTASLVLSLPAAQYCLQRVTEARHK is encoded by the exons GCCGACGTGGAACCTGTTGTGCCGTCGGAGGCTTCAGAGCCGGTGCCCAGGGTGCTTTCTGGAGACCCCCAGAACCTGT CCGACGTGGACGCCTTCAACCTGCTCCTGGAGATGAAGCTGAAGCGGCGGCGTCAGCGGCCCAACCTGCCGCGCACTGTGACCCAGTTGGTGGCTGAGGACGGGAGCAGGGTGTACGTGGTGGGGACAGCCCACTTCAGCGACGACAGCAAGAGGGACGTTGTGAAG ACCATCCGGGAGGTGCAGCCTGACGTGGTGGTCGTGGAGCTCTGCCAATACCGTGTGTCCATGCTGAAGATGGACGAGAGCACGCTGCTGCGGGAGGCCCAGGAGCTCAgcctggagaagctgcagcaggcCGTGAGGCAG AACGGGCTCATGTCGGGGCTGATGCAGATGCTGCTGCTGAAGGTGTCTGCACACATCACCGAGCAGCTGGGCATGGCCCCAGGCGGCGAGTTCAGGGAGGCCTTCAAGGAG GCCAGCAAGGTGCCTTTCTGCAAGTTCCACCTGGGTGACCGGCCCATCCCCGTCACCTTCAAGAGGGCCATCGCAGCGCTCTCCTTCTGGCAGAAGGTCAGGCTGGCTTGGGGCCTGTGCTTCCTGTCAGACCCCATCAG CAAGGATGATGTGGAACGCTGCAAGCAGAAGGACCTACTGGAGCAGATGATGGCCGAGATGATTGGCGAGTTCCCGGACCTGCACCGCACCATCGTCTCGGAGCGCGACGTCTACCTAACCTACATGCTGCGCCAGGCCGCCCGACGCCTCGAGCTGCCTCGGGCCTCTGAAG CCGAGCCCAGGAAGTGCGTCCCCTCCGTGGTCGTGGGCGTCGTGGGCATGGGCCACGTGCCGGGCATCGAGAAGAACTGGAGCACCGACCTCAACATCCAGGAGATCATGAC CGTGCCCCCGCCATCCGTCTCCAGCAGAGTGTCTCGGCTGGCCGTGAAGGCCGCCTTCTTCGGCCTGCTGGGCTACAGCCTGTACTGGATGGGCCGCCGCACCGCGAGCCTGGTCCTGTCGCTGCCCGCCGCGCAGTACTGCCTGCAGAGGGTGACCGAGGCCCGGCACAAGTAG